From Myxococcales bacterium, a single genomic window includes:
- a CDS encoding DUF4349 domain-containing protein, which yields MTRRSGVPAAILLLMAFASGCAASPPKAALAPGAPAAEMGAQPRAADAASQSPAMEAAPAPQAEPAATSPSPMTARAAQTRPTTPAAGGSSHPVRAKQSTDSPKLDELAKPLLIYEGALGVQVDKSDLSGVLEKSIDLAEAHGGYLVSRTDTVVQLRVPSTHFRLALREIAALGDVTRRSVSAQDVSEQYHDLEVRLKNLEAVRNRLEQFLVRATNVDEALRVGKELENVVRQIDEAKGRMQFLKTRASYSLITLTLTPAPEKAPVVAGGGKSHTPPARPLRMPVKWLKKVGLAGLLEL from the coding sequence ATGACACGACGCTCCGGTGTACCAGCGGCCATTCTGCTGTTGATGGCGTTCGCCAGCGGATGCGCGGCGTCGCCGCCCAAAGCTGCGCTCGCCCCTGGCGCACCCGCCGCCGAGATGGGCGCTCAGCCGCGCGCTGCCGATGCTGCGAGCCAAAGCCCCGCCATGGAAGCTGCGCCCGCCCCGCAGGCCGAGCCCGCGGCGACTTCGCCCTCACCGATGACGGCGCGCGCGGCGCAGACACGGCCCACCACCCCGGCCGCAGGCGGCTCGAGCCACCCGGTACGAGCCAAACAAAGCACCGACTCACCCAAGCTGGACGAATTGGCCAAGCCGCTGCTCATCTACGAAGGAGCTCTCGGTGTTCAGGTCGACAAATCCGACCTGAGCGGCGTGCTGGAGAAGTCCATCGACCTCGCCGAGGCCCACGGCGGCTACCTCGTCTCGCGCACGGACACGGTCGTGCAGCTGCGGGTCCCGTCCACTCATTTTCGACTGGCGCTCCGAGAAATTGCAGCGCTCGGAGACGTCACCCGACGCTCGGTCAGCGCCCAGGATGTGTCGGAGCAGTATCACGATCTGGAAGTGCGCCTGAAGAACCTCGAGGCAGTTCGCAATCGGCTGGAGCAATTTCTGGTGCGCGCCACCAATGTCGACGAGGCGCTGCGCGTCGGGAAGGAGCTCGAGAACGTGGTGAGGCAAATCGACGAAGCCAAGGGGCGCATGCAGTTTCTGAAGACGCGCGCCAGCTACTCGCTCATCACGCTCACGTTGACGCCCGCGCCGGAGAAGGCCCCAGTCGTGGCTGGCGGGGGGAAATCCCACACACCGCCCGCGCGGCCGCTGCGCATGCCGGTCAAGTGGCTGAAGAAAGTCGGCCTGGCCGGCCTACTCGAGCTGTGA
- a CDS encoding serine/threonine protein kinase: MNRNTLVIALALTTTLLGTGCSKGFDIKTPDGFAELDTNDDFRYRATSANGIVLAVRREKNDPKGGLDFWAQAIENELELRGYGNPKVQAVEAKNGTAGKQFRYETTRGGRPNVLWVTVFVSGDRVVVVESGGDKDHFRQVEKQVDAAIRAVEVG; encoded by the coding sequence ATGAACCGCAACACCCTGGTCATCGCCCTCGCCCTCACCACGACGCTGCTCGGAACCGGCTGTAGCAAGGGCTTCGACATCAAGACACCGGATGGTTTTGCCGAGCTCGATACCAACGACGACTTCCGCTACCGCGCGACGAGCGCCAACGGGATCGTGCTCGCCGTTCGCAGAGAAAAGAACGATCCCAAGGGCGGCCTCGACTTCTGGGCGCAGGCAATCGAGAACGAGCTCGAGCTTCGCGGCTACGGGAACCCGAAGGTCCAGGCGGTCGAGGCCAAGAACGGGACCGCAGGCAAACAGTTCCGTTACGAAACGACGCGCGGCGGTCGCCCCAACGTGCTCTGGGTCACCGTCTTCGTGAGCGGCGACCGTGTCGTGGTGGTGGAGTCGGGCGGGGACAAGGACCACTTCCGGCAGGTGGAAAAACAAGTCGACGCCGCCATCCGGGCAGTAGAAGTCGGCTGA